Genomic window (Polaromonas sp. JS666):
AATCAGCCGGGAAAACATCGTCAAGGGCATCAAATACCAGGATGACCAGTATGTGGTCCTGTCCGCAGAGGAAATTGCCGGGGCTTATCCCAGGACGACCCAGACGATCGAGATCGAAAATTTCGTTTCCAATACGGAAATTCCCTTCATCTACCTGGAGCGGCCCTACTACATCGCGCCCATCAACAAAGGGCAAAAAGTCTATGCCCTGCTGCGCGACACCTTGCTTGACACGCAGCGGGTCGGCATCGCGCGGGTGGTGATCCAGACCAAGCAACACCTGGCCGTGCTGGTGCCCTCCGGCCCTGGCCTCATCCTGAACCTGATGCGCTGGGGCGAAGAAATCCGCTCCTGGGAAGACCTGGACCTTCCACCCGAGGGCGCGAAGGCGGCCGGGCTGTCGGCGCGCGAACTGTCCATGGCCAAACAGCTCGTCAATGACATGACGGAGACCTGGCATCCGGAAAAATTCAAGGACTCGTTCAGGGACGAAATCATGGCGCTGGTCGAACGCAAGGCCAGGGAAGGCAAGATCGAAACCGTGGAACAGCCTGAAGCGGCGGAGGATTCCGCCGCACGTTCGGGCGCCACCATCCTCGACCTCACCGAATTGCTCCAGCGCAGCCTGCGCAAGGGCGGCGCGGCGGCCGCAGCAGATGACAAGGCGCCCGCCAAGTCCGACACCAGAGCCCGGACGGCCACCCGCACGACCCCCCGCAAAAATACGGTAAAAGCCGCTTCGCGCACGCACGCCAAG
Coding sequences:
- a CDS encoding Ku protein codes for the protein MASRVLWKGAISFGLVHIPVALHAATSDSGIDFDWLDKRSMDPVGYKRINKKTGKEISRENIVKGIKYQDDQYVVLSAEEIAGAYPRTTQTIEIENFVSNTEIPFIYLERPYYIAPINKGQKVYALLRDTLLDTQRVGIARVVIQTKQHLAVLVPSGPGLILNLMRWGEEIRSWEDLDLPPEGAKAAGLSARELSMAKQLVNDMTETWHPEKFKDSFRDEIMALVERKAREGKIETVEQPEAAEDSAARSGATILDLTELLQRSLRKGGAAAAADDKAPAKSDTRARTATRTTPRKNTVKAASRTHAKRAA